A genomic segment from Anas platyrhynchos isolate ZD024472 breed Pekin duck chromosome 5, IASCAAS_PekinDuck_T2T, whole genome shotgun sequence encodes:
- the RAD51 gene encoding DNA repair protein RAD51 homolog 1 translates to MAVQMQFEANADVSAEEESFGPEPIARLEQCGINANDVKKLEEAGYHTVESVAHAPKKELLNIKGISEAKADKILAEAAKLVPMGFTTATEFHQRRSEIIQITTGSKELDKLLQGGIETGSITELFGEFRTGKTQLCHTLAVTCQLPIDRGGGEGKAMYIDTEGTFRPERLLAVAERYGLSGSDVLDNVAYARGFNTDHQTQLLYQASAMMAESRYALLIVDSATALYRTDYSGRGELSARQMHLARFLRMLLRLADEFGVAVVITNQVVAQVDGAAMFAADPKKPIGGNIIAHASTTRLYLRKGRGETRICKIYDSPCLPEAEAMFAINADGVGDAKD, encoded by the exons ATGGCCGTGCAGATGCAGTTCGAGGCCAACGCGGACGTGTCTGCGGAGGAGGAGAGCTTCGGGCCGGAGCCCATCGCCAGGTTAGAG CAATGCGGCATAAATGCAAACGACGTGAAAAAGTTGGAAGAAGCTGGGTATCACACAGTTGAGTCTGTTGCTCACGCGCCCAAGAAGGAGCTGCTAAATATTAAAGGCATCAGCGAAGCTAAAGCTGACAAAATCTTG GCTGAAGCAGCTAAACTGGTCCCGATGGGTTTTACCACAGCAACAGAATTCCATCAGCGAAGGTCAGAAATCATCCAGATCACCACTGGGTCCAAAGAACTTGATAAACTGCTTCAAG gaGGAATAGAAACAGGGTCCATAACAGAGTTATTTGGAGAGTTTCGTACTGGAAAAACACAGTTGTGCCATACCCTAGCAGTAACCTGTCAA CTTCCCATTGACCGAGGCGGTGGTGAAGGAAAAGCTATGTACATTGACACAGAAGGGACCTTCCGTCCAGAACGTCTTCTTGCTGTGGCTGAAAG GTATGGCTTGTCTGGCAGTGACGTCCTAGATAACGTGGCATACGCGCGAGGTTTTAACACAGACCATCAGACCCAGCTCCTGTACCAGGCGTCGGCTATGATGGCTGAATCACG GTATGCGCTGCTGATCGTGGACAGTGCCACAGCCCTTTACCGGACAGATTACTCCGGCAGAGGTGAGCTGTCAGCCAGACAGATGCATCTCGCCAGATTTCTGCGTATGCTGCTTCGACTTGCAGATGAG TTTGGTGTGGCAGTTGTGATCACCAACCAAGTGGTAGCACAAGTGGATGGAGCAGCAATGTTTGCAGCAGATCCCAAGAAGCCTATTGGAGGAAATATCATAGCACATGCTTCCACCACGAG ACTGTATCTGCGAAAAGGCCGAGGTGAAACCAGAATATGCAAAATTTATGATTCTCCTTGCCTTCCTGAGGCTGAAGCGATGTTTGCTATTAATGCTGATGGAGTGGGAGATGCAAAAGACTGA
- the LOC101802395 gene encoding cytochrome P450 1B1 has product MEAMMGGPDGAATGSLLLLLLLFLLGALLLLAGTRRRASRGAAGSKSPPGPFAWPLVGNVLQLGRLPHLAFARLARRYGAIFQLRLGSRRVVVLNGEAAIRRALVGLGSHFAGRPNFPSFGLVSGGRSVAFGACSPQWRARRRLAHAALRARSTAAEVEQHVAAEAGDLVRLFLRRSHDGAYFQPCPLLVVANANVLCALCFGRRYGHADEEFATLLGRNDRFGQTVGAGSLVDVLPWLLWFPNPVRRVYRDFQALTQELHDFVQAKVVQHRQTFDPRAMRDVSDVMIATVERGSVSPHGLGPEDVESAMTDIFGAGQDTTSTALSWVLLLLLKHPQLQQDLQAELDRVVGRGRLPTAEDRPHLPLLEAFIYETLRYSSFVPITIPHATTADVELEGYHIPKDTVVFVNQWSVNHDSSKWPEPQRFDPTRFLDEQQCLDRDRASSVMIFSTGQRRCIGDQLSKLQLFLFTAILLHQCSFHANPAEKLTMDCIHGLALRPLPFTVTARPRLPVLIQP; this is encoded by the coding sequence atggaagCGATGATGGGGGGCCCCGACGGGGCGGCCACGGggtcgctgctgctgctgctgctgctgttcctgctcggtgccctcctgctgctggctgggacccGCCGCCGAGCATCtcgaggggctgcggggagcaaGAGCCCACCGGGACCCTTTGCGTGGCCACTGGTGGGCAACGTCCTGCAGCTTGGCCGCTTGCCCCACTTGGCCTTCGCCCGCCTGGCACGCCGCTACGGGGCCATCTTCCAGCTGCGGTTGGGCAGCCGGCGGGTGGTGGTGCTCAACGGCGAGGCGGCCATCCGGCGGGCactggtggggctggggtctCACTTCGCCGGCCGGCCCAACTTCCCTTCCTTCGGGCTGGTGTCAGGAGGGCGCAGCGTGGCTTTTGGGGCATGCTCACCCCAGTGGAGGGCGCGCCGGCGGCTGGCCCATGCCGCTCTCCGCGCCCGCTCGACGGCGGCTGAGGTGGAGCAGCACGTGGCGGCTGAGGCGGGGGACCTGGTGCGGCTCTTCCTGAGGCGCAGCCATGATGGAGCCTACTTCCAGCCCTGCCCACTCCTGGTAGTGGCCAACGCCAACGTCCTCTGCGCCCTCTGCTTTGGCCGCCGCTACGGCCACGCTGATGAGGAGTTCGCCACGTTGCTGGGCCGCAACGACCGCTTTGGGCAGACGGTGGGGGCAGGCAGCCTGGTGGACGTGCTGCCCTGGCTCCTGTGGTTCCCCAACCCCGTTCGCCGTGTCTACCGCGACTTCCAGGCCCTCACCCAGGAGCTGCACGACTTCGTGCAGGCCAAGGTGGTGCAGCACCGCCAGACCTTTGATCCGCGTGCCATGCGTGACGTGAGCGATGTCATGATCGCCACCGTGGAGCGTGGCAGCGTGTCCCCTCATGGGCTGGGGCCTGAGGATGTGGAGAGCGCCATGACCGATATCTTTGGTGCAGGGCAGGACACCACGTCCACTGCGCTCTCATGggtcctcctgctgctgctgaagcaccCACAGCTCCAGCAGGACCTTCAGGCCGAGCTGGACCGGGTGGTGGGACGTGGCCGGCTGCCCACAGCCGAGGACCGGCCCCACCTGCCTCTTCTGGAGGCCTTCATCTACGAAACCCTGCGCTACAGCAGCTTCGTGCCCATCACCATCCCGCACGCCACCACAGCAGATGTGGAGCTGGAGGGCTACCACATCCCCAAGGACACCGTGGTCTTCGTCAACCAATGGTCAGTCAACCACGACAGCAGCAAGTGGCCTGAGCCCCAGCGCTTCGACCCCACGCGATTCCTGGACGAGCAGCAGTGCCTGGACCGTGACCGGGCCAGCAGTGTGATGATCTTCTCGACCGGCCAGCGGCGCTGCATCGGCGACCAGCTTTCCAAGCTCCAGCTCTTCCTCTTCACTGCCATCCTCCTCCACCAGTGCTCCTTCCACGCCAACCCAGCGGAGAAGCTCACCATGGACTGCATCCACGGGCTGGCGCTGAGGCCACTGCCCTTCACTGTCACCGCGCGGCCGAGGCTCCCCGTGCTCATCCAGCCCTGA